The Fimbriimonas ginsengisoli Gsoil 348 genome window below encodes:
- a CDS encoding SDR family NAD(P)-dependent oxidoreductase, translating to MNRLLEGKVAIVTGGARGIGADICRALSRNGCSVVVNYAHAAEKAEAVAAEARANGVKGIAIGADVRNQSEVDSMIERTLRELGQIDGLINNAISGRQHGAFAELEDKDFQDMFDFGARAVVNTIRAVRPAMKEAGSGRIVNIVTELWDMAPGDWSSYLAGKGAMVGISRALANELGPEGITVNMVAPGWMATETVDTTSEGSLNFGKSLPLRRHGSAEEIGNACAFFLSDLAGYVTGAYLPVTGGRITQMG from the coding sequence ATGAACAGACTCCTGGAAGGGAAAGTGGCCATCGTTACCGGCGGCGCACGCGGGATCGGGGCGGACATTTGCCGAGCTCTCTCTCGGAACGGCTGCTCGGTAGTGGTGAACTACGCCCACGCGGCTGAAAAGGCGGAAGCCGTCGCGGCGGAGGCGAGAGCGAACGGCGTAAAGGGGATCGCGATCGGCGCCGACGTTCGAAACCAGAGCGAAGTCGATTCCATGATCGAGCGGACGCTGCGTGAACTGGGACAGATCGACGGGCTGATCAACAACGCGATCAGCGGGCGGCAGCACGGCGCTTTCGCGGAGCTCGAAGATAAAGACTTCCAGGATATGTTCGACTTTGGCGCTCGTGCGGTGGTGAACACGATCCGAGCGGTGCGTCCGGCGATGAAGGAAGCGGGAAGCGGCCGGATCGTCAACATCGTTACGGAGCTTTGGGACATGGCGCCCGGCGATTGGTCCTCGTATCTGGCGGGAAAGGGGGCCATGGTCGGAATCTCGCGCGCGTTGGCCAATGAGCTCGGGCCGGAGGGGATCACGGTGAATATGGTGGCGCCGGGGTGGATGGCGACGGAGACGGTGGATACGACCTCCGAAGGGTCTCTCAATTTTGGAAAGTCGCTCCCGCTTCGTCGGCACGGTTCGGCGGAGGAGATCGGGAACGCCTGTGCCTTCTTTCTCAGCGACCTCGCCGGATACGTCACTGGCGCGTATCTTCCGGTCACGGGCGGCCGGATCACTCAGATGGGTTAA
- a CDS encoding Gfo/Idh/MocA family protein, producing MANKPLGMGVVGAGSIGIRAALQHFSCADVQDRVTLAAVCDPAPGRAEAAAAKFGVPGHFDSLEALLEDPGVDLVTICSPISLHYEQGLMAIAAGKHIHFNKTITVTADEAIDLIAKAERAGVKIVASPGQMTRPALREVRRRVREGELGQLSWAVTGASFGSYHEKEGLRQGTDVLSNINPAWYWKKPGGGPLYDMTVYGLHSLTGILGPAKRVTGMSANVVKEREFRGEMYPCDAEDNTLMVLDFGSGVFAFVYGTFAGTVSDWAGPSFFGTKGTIVGLNHNGQPITADAGHHAYGPHVTGVHADMEEAHVFEDMMQLVDWIRDDNAKPIATAEHAAHVVEIIEAALRSSETGEAQTLKTTFQQV from the coding sequence ATGGCAAACAAACCTCTTGGAATGGGCGTGGTTGGCGCCGGGAGCATCGGCATTCGGGCGGCTCTCCAACATTTCTCCTGTGCGGACGTTCAGGACCGCGTGACCTTGGCTGCCGTCTGCGATCCGGCTCCCGGACGAGCGGAGGCCGCCGCGGCAAAGTTTGGCGTCCCGGGGCATTTCGACAGCCTCGAAGCGCTGCTCGAGGACCCCGGTGTCGACCTGGTGACGATCTGCTCTCCGATCAGCCTCCATTACGAGCAAGGACTTATGGCGATCGCCGCCGGCAAGCACATCCACTTCAATAAGACCATCACCGTGACCGCCGACGAGGCGATCGACCTGATCGCCAAGGCCGAGCGGGCGGGGGTCAAGATCGTCGCTTCTCCGGGTCAGATGACGAGGCCCGCCCTGCGAGAAGTCCGCCGGCGAGTAAGGGAAGGCGAGTTGGGGCAACTCTCCTGGGCCGTTACCGGCGCATCCTTCGGCAGCTACCACGAGAAGGAAGGACTGCGACAAGGAACCGATGTGCTCTCGAACATCAACCCTGCCTGGTACTGGAAAAAGCCCGGCGGCGGCCCGCTTTACGACATGACGGTCTACGGCCTTCACTCTCTTACCGGCATCCTCGGCCCCGCCAAGCGGGTCACTGGCATGTCGGCAAATGTCGTGAAGGAGCGCGAGTTTCGGGGCGAAATGTATCCCTGCGACGCCGAAGACAACACCCTCATGGTGCTCGACTTCGGCTCGGGCGTCTTCGCTTTCGTGTACGGAACGTTCGCGGGCACGGTCAGCGACTGGGCAGGCCCTAGCTTCTTCGGAACGAAGGGGACGATCGTCGGTCTTAACCACAACGGGCAACCGATCACCGCCGACGCCGGGCACCACGCCTACGGCCCCCACGTCACCGGTGTTCACGCCGACATGGAAGAGGCCCACGTCTTCGAGGACATGATGCAGCTCGTCGACTGGATCCGCGACGATAATGCGAAGCCGATCGCCACCGCGGAACATGCCGCCCACGTCGTGGAAATTATCGAAGCCGCGCTTCGGTCTTCGGAGACCGGTGAGGCGCAGACTTTGAAGACGACCTTCCAGCAAGTGTAA
- a CDS encoding glycosyl hydrolase: MLTVIAFLATLTSQDTLARTFKNPPASARPHTWWHWMNGNVTKEGITADLEAMKQAGIGGAQMFTVDQGIPHGPAGYAGPLWREMTAHAVREAGRLGIELCLHNCAGWSSSGGPWIKPEDAMQVIAWSERRTQGPSHFDERLPEAHAPQVYSAVPYYKDIAVFAFRTSPGAQVRPTDFLARTGVVRGDNLGLDLSRSQPAIRASEVINLTNKLGSDGRLDWNVPAGKWTILRMGHVPTGKDNHPAPPEGDGLEVDKLSREALDKHWAGLMAKVISDVGPLAGKVLNNSLIDSYEVGSQNWTPKFREEFRKRRGYDPLPFLPTIAGQVIDSKEKTERFLWDFRRTIADLYADNYYGHFAELCHRAGLKFSTEPYGNGGFDTIQSGSKADIPMGEFWIGGAAMETAKLASSIAHVYGRKVVGAESFTADESRGRWLEEPYAIKALGDQAFCDGINRYIFHRYAAQPWLNLKPGMTMGPWGTHLERTQTWWTEAATWLKYVARSQYLLQSGRFVADVCYYYGEEAPIDLPGRRGLRPELPQGYDYDGCDANALLSMTVKDGRIVLPSGMSYSLLVLPNSKYMTPAVASKIRELVGAGATIYGQKPTQSPSLQNFPACDSAVRKIANEVWGPTDHPQQGFGKGHVVWDRPLADVLKSIKVAPDFEFAPHNFTTKLIDIHRRIDNADVYFVSNQSYRNTVAQCTFRVNGRVPELWHADTGLVEDAPAYSETNGRTTVSLSFDPAESVFVVFRKSVPKLHLTAFGPAVGQPSGPRMPSIVVDRARYESADGRGADVTAQVRQLVREGQFEIPASNELFGDPVVNVVKRLVIEYRIGGKPMKEVVEENGLATLAKTPGGKVEAAAYELTRAGGHAFDLTAWKPGAFALSDSFGRRKIVNVNQPPASLDLSGAWNLSFPPKLGAPASASFAKLISWPEHSNPGIRYFSGTATYSKSFAVPASFVGSGKSLRLDLGAVKNFATVSLNGRKVATLWKPPFALDVSGFVRPGMNRLEVKVTNLWPNRLIGDEQLPPDVEWNGTQLKQWPEWLVKGEPRPKTGRITFTTWHYYNKDSPLLESGLLGPVTLKSAKRIPIKL; this comes from the coding sequence ATGCTGACCGTCATTGCCTTCCTCGCAACCCTTACCTCGCAAGACACGCTTGCCCGCACGTTCAAGAATCCGCCCGCTTCGGCCAGGCCGCACACGTGGTGGCACTGGATGAACGGAAATGTGACCAAGGAGGGAATTACCGCCGACCTCGAGGCGATGAAGCAGGCGGGGATCGGCGGGGCTCAGATGTTCACGGTCGACCAGGGGATCCCCCACGGACCGGCCGGGTATGCCGGCCCGCTCTGGCGTGAGATGACCGCGCATGCCGTGCGGGAGGCGGGACGGCTCGGGATCGAGCTTTGCCTCCATAACTGCGCGGGCTGGTCCAGCAGCGGCGGACCCTGGATCAAGCCGGAGGACGCGATGCAGGTCATCGCTTGGTCGGAGCGCCGCACTCAGGGGCCTTCCCACTTCGATGAGCGGCTGCCGGAGGCGCATGCCCCGCAGGTCTACTCGGCGGTTCCTTACTATAAGGACATCGCCGTCTTCGCTTTCCGCACGTCGCCAGGTGCGCAGGTGCGACCCACCGATTTTCTCGCGAGGACCGGCGTCGTGCGGGGGGACAACCTTGGGCTAGACCTTTCCCGCAGCCAACCCGCAATCAGGGCGTCGGAGGTTATCAATCTCACTAACAAGCTCGGTTCGGATGGACGGCTCGACTGGAACGTCCCGGCCGGGAAGTGGACGATCCTTCGCATGGGGCATGTCCCGACGGGCAAAGACAACCACCCCGCGCCGCCGGAAGGGGACGGCCTCGAGGTGGACAAGCTGAGCCGGGAGGCACTCGACAAGCACTGGGCCGGTTTGATGGCGAAGGTGATTTCGGATGTGGGACCGCTCGCGGGCAAGGTGCTCAACAATTCGCTGATCGACAGCTACGAGGTCGGAAGCCAAAACTGGACTCCGAAGTTTCGGGAGGAGTTCCGCAAGCGCCGGGGTTACGATCCGCTTCCCTTCCTTCCGACGATCGCCGGACAGGTGATCGACAGCAAGGAGAAGACGGAGCGGTTCCTATGGGATTTCCGGCGGACGATTGCCGACCTGTATGCGGACAACTACTACGGCCACTTCGCCGAGCTTTGCCACCGGGCCGGGCTCAAATTCTCCACCGAGCCGTACGGAAACGGCGGGTTCGATACGATTCAGAGCGGCTCGAAGGCGGACATTCCGATGGGAGAGTTCTGGATCGGGGGCGCCGCGATGGAGACAGCGAAGCTCGCGTCTTCGATCGCCCACGTCTACGGGCGCAAGGTGGTTGGCGCGGAGTCGTTCACCGCGGACGAATCGAGGGGTCGCTGGCTGGAGGAGCCTTACGCCATTAAGGCGCTTGGCGATCAAGCATTCTGCGACGGCATCAATCGATATATCTTCCACCGATACGCGGCTCAGCCCTGGCTGAACCTGAAGCCTGGCATGACGATGGGGCCATGGGGGACCCACCTCGAGCGAACCCAGACCTGGTGGACGGAGGCCGCGACCTGGCTGAAGTACGTGGCGCGGAGCCAATACCTGCTGCAATCGGGCCGGTTCGTGGCCGACGTTTGTTACTACTACGGGGAAGAGGCGCCGATCGACCTGCCGGGGCGGCGGGGTCTTCGTCCGGAACTGCCGCAGGGATACGACTACGACGGCTGCGACGCGAACGCTCTGCTCTCGATGACGGTCAAGGACGGGCGGATCGTGCTGCCGAGCGGGATGTCGTATTCCCTTCTCGTCTTGCCGAACTCGAAGTACATGACGCCGGCGGTGGCGAGCAAGATCCGGGAGCTTGTTGGAGCGGGGGCAACCATATACGGGCAGAAGCCAACCCAATCTCCGAGCCTGCAGAATTTCCCGGCATGCGATTCCGCGGTACGAAAGATCGCGAACGAGGTTTGGGGGCCGACGGACCATCCCCAACAAGGTTTTGGTAAGGGACACGTGGTTTGGGATCGTCCGTTGGCGGACGTGCTGAAGTCGATCAAGGTGGCGCCCGATTTCGAGTTTGCCCCCCACAATTTCACGACGAAGCTGATCGACATCCATCGCCGCATCGATAACGCGGACGTCTACTTCGTCTCCAATCAGAGCTATCGGAATACGGTCGCGCAATGCACTTTCCGAGTCAACGGGCGCGTTCCCGAGCTTTGGCATGCCGATACCGGCTTGGTGGAGGATGCGCCCGCTTACTCCGAGACCAACGGAAGGACCACGGTCTCGCTCTCATTCGATCCCGCCGAATCGGTCTTCGTAGTCTTCCGGAAGTCGGTGCCAAAGCTACACCTGACCGCGTTCGGACCGGCAGTCGGTCAGCCGAGCGGACCTCGGATGCCTTCCATCGTCGTCGACCGCGCTCGCTACGAGTCGGCGGACGGCCGCGGCGCCGATGTCACGGCTCAGGTACGACAGTTGGTTCGAGAGGGACAGTTTGAGATTCCGGCCAGCAACGAGCTGTTCGGCGACCCGGTGGTCAACGTGGTCAAGCGCCTCGTCATCGAGTACCGGATTGGCGGCAAACCGATGAAAGAGGTAGTCGAGGAGAACGGCCTTGCCACCTTGGCCAAGACGCCTGGCGGGAAGGTGGAAGCGGCCGCTTACGAGCTGACGAGGGCGGGGGGCCACGCCTTCGATCTGACGGCATGGAAGCCAGGTGCGTTTGCTCTTTCCGACTCGTTCGGGCGGCGGAAGATCGTCAACGTCAACCAGCCGCCAGCTTCGCTGGATCTCAGCGGGGCATGGAATCTCTCGTTCCCGCCAAAACTTGGGGCGCCTGCCTCGGCGTCGTTTGCGAAGCTTATTTCTTGGCCTGAGCATTCGAACCCGGGGATCCGGTACTTCTCCGGAACGGCCACCTATTCTAAGAGCTTCGCCGTTCCAGCTTCGTTCGTCGGTTCGGGTAAGTCGCTAAGGCTGGACTTGGGCGCCGTAAAGAACTTCGCGACGGTGTCGCTCAACGGCCGGAAGGTGGCTACGCTCTGGAAGCCGCCGTTCGCCCTGGACGTCTCCGGTTTCGTGCGCCCGGGCATGAATCGCCTGGAGGTCAAAGTCACCAACCTGTGGCCGAACCGCCTGATCGGGGACGAGCAACTGCCCCCCGATGTGGAATGGAACGGCACCCAGCTCAAGCAGTGGCCCGAGTGGCTGGTCAAAGGGGAGCCGCGCCCGAAGACGGGCCGCATCACCTTCACGACGTGGCACTACTACAACAAGGATTCCCCTCTTCTAGAGTCCGGTCTGTTGGGCCCAGTAACGCTGAAATCGGCGAAGCGGATCCCCATAAAGCTCTAA
- a CDS encoding arsinothricin resistance N-acetyltransferase ArsN1 family B: protein MEFDIRTATLDDAPGMLAIYSPYVLNTPVSFEEVPPSMEEMAARMSSGFPWLAADRDGELLGYAYGSRHRDRAAYRWSVDVTVYVSPNARRMGVARALYSKLLDQLREQGFYNAFAGIALPNEASVGFHESMGFHLVGIYRNVGFKCGQWHDVGWWQKELMPPSDNPPEPAKIWGH, encoded by the coding sequence ATGGAGTTCGACATCCGCACTGCGACCCTGGACGACGCGCCCGGGATGCTCGCGATCTATTCGCCGTATGTGTTGAACACGCCGGTTTCGTTCGAAGAGGTCCCCCCTTCTATGGAAGAGATGGCCGCTCGAATGAGCTCCGGGTTTCCTTGGTTGGCCGCCGACCGTGACGGGGAATTGCTCGGCTACGCCTACGGAAGCCGCCATCGCGACCGCGCCGCCTACCGCTGGTCGGTCGATGTTACGGTCTACGTTTCACCCAACGCTCGCCGCATGGGAGTCGCCCGCGCACTCTATTCCAAATTGCTCGATCAACTCCGGGAACAAGGCTTCTACAACGCCTTCGCTGGAATCGCCTTACCTAATGAAGCGAGCGTGGGCTTCCACGAATCCATGGGCTTCCACCTCGTAGGCATCTACCGAAACGTCGGTTTCAAGTGCGGCCAGTGGCACGATGTCGGATGGTGGCAAAAGGAGCTGATGCCTCCGTCCGACAACCCTCCGGAGCCGGCGAAGATTTGGGGTCATTAA
- a CDS encoding DUF1800 domain-containing protein, translating to MATRRTEREKIAHVYRRLGFGATPSELDAAEKIGLHATIDALIDYREALEPSPYEFYWREKEEPDLGSWRTRAWWVYNMLVTPTPLKEKLTLFWHSHFPVSDGKVEDGPMMLDYVQTLREHAAAPFPKLLTAIAKNPAMMRYLDMERAVRGRPNENFAREVMELFTMGIGNYDEADVKEVARSLTGWGYLNTFYEMPGNTEQKVRDALRDGRPFSTFIDMPAMRDDGPKKILGKSRDWKGEQVLEMLAKQPATSERIARRLWEFFAYQHPETKPVAAIARVFQTSVGDIRKTLHAMVRQEEFWSDRCFRGLVKSPAEFCIGIVRAQGSAAELRRLRDQAASPYTPIPKKVMDNAGHIAYRMERMGLSLLYPVDVSGWKWGDAWATPAMMGERGMFTGLLLWDDKGPGAGSKTPLEFVKGKGAKTSEEIASAICELFDVELPEASMKVVAKAVGDPRSLNDPGWWAGSLNRAIRVLVAAPEMHMM from the coding sequence GTGGCAACGAGGCGCACGGAACGGGAGAAGATCGCACATGTTTATCGCCGGCTCGGGTTCGGAGCGACGCCATCGGAGTTGGACGCGGCGGAAAAGATCGGCCTCCACGCCACCATCGACGCCCTGATCGACTACCGGGAGGCGCTGGAACCTTCGCCGTACGAATTCTATTGGCGCGAAAAAGAAGAGCCGGACCTCGGCTCTTGGCGGACTCGGGCGTGGTGGGTCTACAACATGCTGGTCACGCCGACGCCTCTCAAGGAAAAGCTAACTCTGTTCTGGCACTCCCACTTCCCGGTCAGCGACGGCAAAGTCGAGGATGGGCCGATGATGCTCGACTACGTGCAAACCCTGCGCGAGCACGCGGCGGCTCCTTTTCCGAAGCTTCTGACCGCAATCGCCAAGAACCCGGCGATGATGCGTTACCTCGACATGGAACGCGCGGTACGTGGCCGGCCAAACGAGAACTTCGCCCGCGAGGTGATGGAGCTCTTCACGATGGGGATCGGCAACTACGACGAGGCCGACGTGAAAGAGGTCGCCCGGTCGCTCACCGGATGGGGTTACCTCAACACCTTCTATGAGATGCCGGGAAACACCGAGCAGAAAGTGCGTGACGCCCTCCGGGACGGGCGGCCTTTCAGCACCTTTATCGATATGCCCGCCATGCGGGACGACGGACCGAAGAAGATCCTCGGCAAGTCCCGCGATTGGAAGGGAGAACAGGTCTTGGAGATGCTGGCCAAGCAGCCGGCCACTTCCGAGCGGATCGCCCGGCGATTGTGGGAGTTCTTCGCCTACCAGCATCCAGAAACGAAGCCGGTCGCCGCGATCGCCCGCGTCTTCCAGACGAGCGTAGGCGACATCCGCAAGACGCTGCATGCCATGGTTCGGCAGGAGGAGTTTTGGTCGGACCGCTGCTTCCGCGGGCTGGTGAAGAGTCCCGCCGAGTTTTGCATCGGAATCGTGCGCGCCCAGGGTTCGGCCGCCGAGCTGCGGAGGCTGCGCGATCAGGCCGCCTCGCCCTACACACCGATTCCAAAGAAAGTGATGGACAACGCCGGGCATATTGCTTACCGCATGGAGAGGATGGGGCTCAGCCTCCTCTATCCCGTCGACGTTTCTGGATGGAAGTGGGGGGACGCGTGGGCGACGCCCGCCATGATGGGCGAACGCGGCATGTTCACCGGACTCCTTCTCTGGGATGACAAGGGACCGGGCGCGGGCTCGAAAACCCCCTTGGAGTTCGTGAAAGGTAAAGGCGCGAAAACTTCGGAAGAGATCGCGTCGGCGATCTGCGAACTGTTCGACGTCGAGCTTCCCGAGGCGTCGATGAAAGTAGTGGCCAAAGCCGTCGGCGACCCACGCTCCCTAAACGACCCCGGCTGGTGGGCCGGCTCCCTCAACCGCGCGATCCGAGTCCTAGTCGCCGCCCCCGAAATGCACATGATGTGA
- a CDS encoding type Z 30S ribosomal protein S14, which translates to MAKQALIEKQRKKPKFKVRAYNRCQLCGRDSGYFRFFQLCRICLREKAHRGELPGVKKSSW; encoded by the coding sequence ATGGCCAAACAAGCATTAATCGAAAAACAGCGAAAGAAGCCCAAATTCAAGGTGCGCGCGTACAACCGCTGCCAGCTTTGTGGGCGAGATAGCGGTTACTTCCGCTTCTTCCAACTTTGCCGCATTTGCCTGCGCGAAAAAGCGCACCGAGGCGAACTGCCCGGCGTGAAGAAATCCAGCTGGTAG
- the rpsH gene encoding 30S ribosomal protein S8 yields MHSDPIADLLTRIRNGAQARLTSVDVPHSKIKVEIVKILEAEGYVTSHEISTESKFPTIKVHLRYDSKRKPLITHISRVSKPGLRVYKPVTELKPRRSGLSTQIVSTSAGLMTDREARRRRMGGEVLCEVY; encoded by the coding sequence ATGCATAGCGATCCAATCGCGGACCTACTGACGCGTATTCGTAACGGCGCCCAAGCGCGCCTGACGAGCGTCGACGTCCCGCACAGCAAAATCAAAGTCGAAATCGTGAAGATCCTCGAGGCGGAAGGTTACGTCACCAGCCACGAGATCAGCACGGAATCCAAGTTCCCCACCATCAAGGTGCACCTGCGATACGACTCGAAGCGGAAGCCGCTGATCACGCACATCTCGCGTGTCAGTAAGCCCGGTCTTCGCGTGTACAAGCCGGTCACCGAGTTGAAGCCGCGACGCAGTGGCCTCTCCACTCAGATCGTGAGCACGAGCGCCGGACTGATGACCGACCGGGAGGCGCGACGGCGCCGGATGGGCGGCGAAGTCCTCTGCGAGGTGTACTAA
- the rplF gene encoding 50S ribosomal protein L6 — MSRIGIRPIPVPSGVTVSVDENTNEVAVKGPKGELRQPISRLLTLKQEENTLTLERPNNLREARSQHGLARTLISNMVDGVTKGHAKTLEVVGVGYRATLEGQNLLLNMGYSHPVRVEAPEGITFEVKADEKTRTQQIIVRGIDKALVGQMAADVRKVRKPEPYKGKGIRYQGEVIRLKAGKRAAAKK, encoded by the coding sequence ATGTCTCGAATTGGCATTCGACCCATTCCCGTACCGTCGGGCGTGACCGTCTCGGTCGATGAGAATACGAACGAGGTCGCGGTCAAGGGCCCTAAAGGCGAACTTCGACAACCGATTTCCCGCCTGCTGACCTTAAAGCAGGAAGAGAACACGCTCACCCTCGAGCGTCCGAACAACCTACGAGAGGCTCGTAGCCAGCACGGTCTGGCCCGAACGCTTATCTCGAACATGGTGGACGGCGTTACGAAAGGTCACGCGAAGACTCTGGAAGTCGTCGGCGTCGGCTACCGCGCCACGCTTGAAGGGCAGAACCTTCTTTTGAACATGGGTTACTCACACCCCGTTCGCGTCGAGGCTCCGGAAGGGATCACCTTCGAAGTCAAGGCCGACGAAAAGACCCGAACGCAGCAGATCATCGTGCGGGGCATCGACAAAGCATTGGTAGGCCAGATGGCGGCCGACGTCCGCAAGGTGCGCAAGCCCGAGCCCTATAAGGGTAAGGGAATCCGGTATCAGGGCGAAGTGATTCGTCTCAAGGCCGGTAAGCGCGCGGCGGCCAAGAAGTAA
- the rplR gene encoding 50S ribosomal protein L18, which produces MASTKSRTELRQARHVRIRKSLSGTAERPRLAVYRSLKHISAQIIDDTTGRTLAAASSVEKDLSAKGNVEGAKQVGAKLAERAKEAGITTVVFDRGGFKFHGRVASLATAAREAGLEF; this is translated from the coding sequence ATGGCCAGTACCAAGAGCAGAACCGAATTACGCCAGGCGCGGCACGTACGAATTCGCAAGAGCCTTTCCGGCACTGCGGAGCGTCCGCGACTTGCTGTCTACCGCAGCCTGAAGCACATCAGTGCGCAGATTATCGACGATACGACGGGACGCACCCTTGCCGCCGCGAGCTCCGTAGAAAAGGATCTCAGCGCGAAGGGGAACGTGGAAGGAGCGAAGCAGGTTGGCGCGAAGCTAGCCGAGCGAGCCAAGGAAGCCGGTATCACCACGGTCGTGTTCGACCGGGGCGGCTTCAAGTTCCACGGTCGCGTCGCCTCGCTTGCCACCGCCGCTCGAGAAGCCGGGTTGGAGTTTTAA
- the rpsE gene encoding 30S ribosomal protein S5, producing MMNRLSGKRESRNTEGPQLDVRVVRTNKVFKTHKGGKTASWSILVVVGDNKGQVGVGLGKARGIPDAIRKAEESARKNMFRVPMIGQTIPHEITATSGTATVMLRPAAPGTGVKAGGAVRACLEACGIHNVLAKSLGSRNAINMAYATVAAFQKLSSPEDVAARRGLEATQLTPWIAKARKEEADAAY from the coding sequence ATGATGAATCGACTCAGCGGCAAGCGAGAGAGCCGCAACACCGAAGGGCCGCAGCTCGACGTTCGCGTCGTGCGCACCAATAAGGTGTTCAAAACCCATAAGGGAGGTAAGACCGCAAGCTGGTCCATCCTCGTCGTTGTGGGCGACAATAAGGGTCAGGTCGGCGTCGGCCTGGGCAAGGCCCGGGGTATCCCGGACGCCATCCGAAAGGCAGAGGAGTCGGCACGGAAGAACATGTTCCGCGTGCCGATGATCGGCCAGACGATCCCGCACGAAATCACCGCCACGTCGGGCACGGCCACGGTCATGCTCCGCCCAGCCGCTCCGGGAACCGGAGTCAAGGCCGGCGGCGCCGTCCGAGCCTGCCTCGAGGCTTGCGGTATCCACAATGTGCTCGCGAAGTCGCTCGGCAGCCGCAACGCCATCAACATGGCGTATGCGACGGTCGCAGCGTTCCAGAAGCTGAGCAGCCCGGAGGACGTGGCGGCTCGCCGCGGCCTCGAAGCCACCCAACTCACTCCTTGGATCGCCAAGGCCCGGAAGGAGGAAGCCGATGCTGCGTATTAA
- the rplO gene encoding 50S ribosomal protein L15: protein MSLHNFEPPKGSTFKKRRVGRGIGSGMGKTATRGSKGQSARRQINPNFEGGQTPIQRRLPVKKGFRNINHKEFAIVNLDDLDKMFQDGDEVTPEILYTKGIVSPSKDGVKVLAFGELKKKLTVRAHKFSKSAADAIAAKGGQAVTL, encoded by the coding sequence ATGAGTCTGCATAATTTCGAGCCCCCGAAGGGGAGCACGTTTAAGAAGAGGCGGGTCGGCCGGGGCATTGGCTCCGGCATGGGTAAGACCGCAACCCGAGGTTCGAAGGGTCAGAGCGCGCGACGCCAGATCAACCCGAACTTCGAGGGCGGCCAAACCCCGATCCAGCGACGGTTGCCCGTTAAGAAGGGCTTCCGAAACATCAACCATAAGGAATTCGCGATCGTGAACCTCGACGACCTGGACAAGATGTTCCAGGACGGCGACGAAGTCACGCCGGAAATTCTCTACACCAAGGGCATCGTCTCGCCCTCCAAAGACGGCGTGAAGGTGCTTGCGTTTGGCGAGCTTAAGAAGAAGCTGACCGTGCGTGCGCACAAGTTCAGCAAATCGGCGGCGGACGCAATCGCCGCTAAGGGCGGTCAGGCGGTAACGCTGTGA